One window of the Streptomyces sp. TS71-3 genome contains the following:
- a CDS encoding DoxX family protein, whose product MAQEWSSEAGTGYREQGQGNLAGGRSQAADAGGAALDAGAARRSPYLFALLPLRVFLGITFVYAGLDKLTDSSFLAASGGGSIGDLMRSVRDSAAIPGLVDLALKSPVGFGYAIAFGELAVGLGMLFGLLSRLAAVGGALISLSLWLTVSWQTTPYYYGNDLAYLMAWLPLVIAGAPVFSLDALIRRARQRRGDGAAQQMGSFVG is encoded by the coding sequence ATGGCTCAGGAGTGGAGTTCGGAGGCGGGGACGGGGTACCGCGAGCAGGGCCAGGGGAACCTCGCCGGTGGCAGAAGCCAGGCCGCCGACGCCGGGGGCGCCGCCCTCGATGCCGGCGCGGCACGACGCTCCCCGTACCTGTTCGCTCTCCTCCCGCTGCGCGTCTTCCTCGGTATCACCTTCGTCTACGCGGGGCTGGACAAGCTCACGGACAGCTCCTTCCTGGCCGCGTCCGGCGGGGGGTCGATCGGCGACTTGATGCGGTCGGTGCGGGATTCCGCCGCGATCCCGGGCCTCGTCGACCTGGCCCTCAAGAGCCCCGTCGGCTTCGGCTACGCCATCGCCTTCGGTGAGCTGGCGGTGGGCCTGGGGATGCTGTTCGGCCTGCTGTCCCGGCTCGCCGCGGTGGGCGGCGCGCTGATCTCGCTGAGCCTGTGGCTGACGGTGAGCTGGCAGACCACGCCGTACTACTACGGCAACGACCTCGCGTACCTGATGGCATGGCTGCCGCTGGTGATCGCCGGGGCACCCGTGTTCTCGCTCGACGCGCTGATACGCCGGGCCAGGCAGCGCCGGGGGGACGGCGCGGCCCAGCAGATGGGCTCGTTCGTGGGCTAG
- a CDS encoding PspC domain-containing protein, which yields MKDQQHAAPDAAPGPGPGTGPDEPRRDGPAPGGSQEAGGDAAQGGTPPSGALSDALRRDRGQKLIGGVCAGLGRHCDLDPVIFRIGFAVLSVAGGIGLIFYGFAWLFVPFEGEEENEARRLLSGRVDGPALTAVLCALVGCGLFLSVLGRGEVLTFGAVLALLLVGAGYWSRQRGTLDPDPLAAQAAADAPPEPTAPPAPSSFPAWWRGPIVKDGTHDGGTGYLWGPVDIRDASARRIAVTSRWDAGGRPPRAPQVGARRWIGGWVFLLALAAGCLGTNLTWQSAALGTSLQTGLACALAVFGVGIGISAVLGRTGAGSIVLAVLTAVLLAGSSALPKDITTTWMRTTWAPATAAQIVPRYELGSGDGTLDLSRITVAKGTTVSTRAQVSAGHLKVVLPRDTDVRIRVQVGLGDIQLPNEGPHDVDVAPGKEERMTLPAQDGRATGGTLEVRLHVGVGQAEVSRAAA from the coding sequence ATGAAGGATCAGCAGCACGCCGCACCGGACGCGGCCCCCGGACCCGGACCGGGCACGGGCCCGGACGAGCCGAGACGGGACGGGCCGGCGCCGGGCGGGAGCCAGGAGGCGGGCGGTGACGCGGCCCAGGGCGGCACCCCGCCGTCCGGAGCCCTCTCCGACGCCCTGCGCCGGGACCGCGGGCAGAAGCTGATCGGCGGCGTCTGCGCAGGCCTGGGCCGCCACTGCGACCTGGACCCGGTGATCTTCCGGATCGGCTTCGCCGTGCTGTCGGTGGCCGGCGGCATCGGCCTGATCTTCTACGGTTTCGCCTGGCTCTTCGTCCCCTTCGAGGGCGAGGAGGAGAACGAGGCGCGCAGGCTGCTCTCCGGCCGGGTGGACGGCCCTGCGCTGACGGCGGTGCTCTGCGCCCTGGTCGGCTGCGGCCTCTTCCTGTCGGTGCTCGGCAGGGGCGAGGTGCTCACGTTCGGTGCCGTGCTCGCCCTGCTGCTGGTCGGCGCGGGGTACTGGTCGCGGCAGCGCGGCACCCTCGACCCCGACCCGCTGGCCGCGCAGGCCGCCGCGGACGCGCCTCCGGAGCCCACGGCACCCCCCGCGCCCTCCTCGTTCCCCGCCTGGTGGCGCGGCCCGATCGTCAAGGACGGCACTCACGACGGCGGCACCGGCTATCTCTGGGGCCCGGTCGACATACGCGACGCCAGCGCGCGCAGGATCGCCGTCACCTCACGCTGGGACGCCGGGGGCCGCCCGCCACGGGCGCCGCAGGTGGGCGCCAGGCGCTGGATAGGCGGCTGGGTGTTCCTGCTCGCGCTGGCCGCCGGGTGCCTGGGCACCAACCTGACCTGGCAGTCCGCCGCGCTAGGCACCAGCCTTCAGACCGGTCTGGCCTGCGCGCTCGCGGTGTTCGGCGTGGGCATCGGCATCAGTGCCGTGCTGGGCAGGACGGGCGCCGGCTCGATCGTGCTCGCGGTGCTCACGGCCGTGCTGCTCGCCGGCTCCTCCGCGCTGCCGAAGGACATCACGACCACCTGGATGCGCACCACGTGGGCGCCGGCGACCGCCGCCCAGATCGTCCCCCGCTACGAGCTGGGCTCCGGGGACGGCACGCTCGACCTGAGCCGGATAACCGTCGCCAAGGGCACCACCGTCAGCACCCGCGCGCAGGTGAGCGCCGGCCACCTCAAGGTCGTCCTGCCACGGGACACGGATGTCCGGATCCGCGTCCAGGTCGGCCTCGGGGACATCCAGTTGCCGAACGAGGGACCGCACGACGTGGACGTGGCCCCCGGCAAGGAGGAGCGGATGACGCTGCCCGCACAGGACGGCCGGGCCACCGGCGGCACCCTGGAAGTGCGTCTCCACGTCGGCGTCGGGCAGGCGGAGGTGAGCCGTGCCGCTGCATGA